One part of the Malus sylvestris chromosome 2, drMalSylv7.2, whole genome shotgun sequence genome encodes these proteins:
- the LOC126585622 gene encoding transcription factor SPATULA-like isoform X2 — MGDTYECDHYYKNATCSSSPPAAPPHSAADDMSLFLQQILVRSSTSLASGKAPQSLFSSSPSVGALLPGNLDRPCHSGFLGDGIPAVDSFAAFVSGHPNEASENEADEDDCESEEGLEAFVEARPGGGRSSSKRSRAAEVHNLSEKRRRSRINEKMKALQNLIPNSNKTDKASMLDEAIEYLKQLQLQVQMLSMRNGMSLHPLYLPGTLQPVQLSQMRMELGEENRPLHLDMTGTLHMNLESSTQNLFNLSNQCTAANDSYVPDMSNVVNSETSFVLEPSIQSHLGPFQLPASSQEICRDDLLQHQKIDVNHSEMNFSATVSLPFAQVSDPKRTFDTCIIGRDRQEVGLLRSIEQNFHIDSMRTGKRVSNDTIKTERRHK; from the exons ATGGGGGACACTTACGAATGCGATCATTATTACAAAAACGccacttgttcttcttctcctccagcTGCTCCGCCGCATTCGGCCGCCGACGACATGTCGCTTTTTCTGCAGCAGATTTTGGTGCGCTCGTCTACTTCTTTGGCTTCCGGGAAGGCCCCGCAGTCTTTATTTTCGTCCTCGCCGTCCGTTGGTGCTCTTCTGCCTGGTAATCTCGACCGTCCGTGCCACTCTGGTTTCTTAGGTGACGGCATCCCGGCCGTTGATTCTTTTGCCGCGTTTGTGTCCGGTCATCCCAACGAGGCGAGTGAGAACGAGGCCGACGAGGATGACTGTGAAAGCGAG GAGGGTCTTGAAGCGTTTGTGGAAGCAAGGCCAGGTGGCGGTCGGAGTTCTTCAAAGAGAAGCAGAGCTGCAGAAGTTCATAATTTGTCTGAAAAG AGGAGGAGGAGTAGgatcaatgagaaaatgaaggCATTGCAAAATCTTATCCCAAATTCTAACAAG ACGGACAAGGCTTCAATGCTTGATGAAGCCATTGAGTACCTCAAGCAGCTTCAGCTTCAAGTTCAG ATGTTATCAATGAGGAATGGCATGAGTCTACATCCTTTGTACCTACCTGGAACTCTGCAACCCGTACAGCTCTCCCAGATGAGAATGGAGCTTGGTGAGGAAAATAGGCCTCTGCATTTGGACATGACAGGCACACTGCATATGAACCTGGAATCCTCAACACAAAATTTGTTCAATTTATCCAACCAGTGCACTGCTGCAAACGATTCATACGTACCAGACATGTCAAATGTAGTTAATTCAGAAACGTCGTTTGTGTTGGAACCGTCAATTCAGTCTCACTTGGGACCCTTTCAACTGCCAGCCTCATCTCAG GAAATCTGCAGGGACGACCTTTTGCAGCACCAAAAAATTGATGTAAATCATTCGGAGATGAATTTTTCAG CTACTGTTTCACTTCCCTTTGCACAAGTATCAGATCCGAAGAGAACTTTTGATACATGCATCATAGGAAGGGACAGACAGGAAGTTGGGCTCCTAAGGTCTATAGAACAAAACTTTCACATTGATAG TATGCGCACAGGAAAAAGGGTCTCGAACGATACCATCAAGACTGAAAGAAGGCACAAATGA
- the LOC126585622 gene encoding transcription factor SPATULA-like isoform X5 yields MGDTYECDHYYKNATCSSSPPAAPPHSAADDMSLFLQQILVRSSTSLASGKAPQSLFSSSPSVGALLPGNLDRPCHSGFLGDGIPAVDSFAAFVSGHPNEASENEADEDDCESEEGLEAFVEARPGGGRSSSKRSRAAEVHNLSEKRRRSRINEKMKALQNLIPNSNKTDKASMLDEAIEYLKQLQLQVQMLSMRNGMSLHPLYLPGTLQPVQLSQMRMELGEENRPLHLDMTGTLHMNLESSTQNLFNLSNQCTAANDSYVPDMSNVVNSETSFVLEPSIQSHLGPFQLPASSQEICRDDLLQHQKIDVNHSEMNFSDPKRTFDTCIIGRDRQEVGLLRSIEQNFHIDSMRTGKRVSNDTIKTERRHK; encoded by the exons ATGGGGGACACTTACGAATGCGATCATTATTACAAAAACGccacttgttcttcttctcctccagcTGCTCCGCCGCATTCGGCCGCCGACGACATGTCGCTTTTTCTGCAGCAGATTTTGGTGCGCTCGTCTACTTCTTTGGCTTCCGGGAAGGCCCCGCAGTCTTTATTTTCGTCCTCGCCGTCCGTTGGTGCTCTTCTGCCTGGTAATCTCGACCGTCCGTGCCACTCTGGTTTCTTAGGTGACGGCATCCCGGCCGTTGATTCTTTTGCCGCGTTTGTGTCCGGTCATCCCAACGAGGCGAGTGAGAACGAGGCCGACGAGGATGACTGTGAAAGCGAG GAGGGTCTTGAAGCGTTTGTGGAAGCAAGGCCAGGTGGCGGTCGGAGTTCTTCAAAGAGAAGCAGAGCTGCAGAAGTTCATAATTTGTCTGAAAAG AGGAGGAGGAGTAGgatcaatgagaaaatgaaggCATTGCAAAATCTTATCCCAAATTCTAACAAG ACGGACAAGGCTTCAATGCTTGATGAAGCCATTGAGTACCTCAAGCAGCTTCAGCTTCAAGTTCAG ATGTTATCAATGAGGAATGGCATGAGTCTACATCCTTTGTACCTACCTGGAACTCTGCAACCCGTACAGCTCTCCCAGATGAGAATGGAGCTTGGTGAGGAAAATAGGCCTCTGCATTTGGACATGACAGGCACACTGCATATGAACCTGGAATCCTCAACACAAAATTTGTTCAATTTATCCAACCAGTGCACTGCTGCAAACGATTCATACGTACCAGACATGTCAAATGTAGTTAATTCAGAAACGTCGTTTGTGTTGGAACCGTCAATTCAGTCTCACTTGGGACCCTTTCAACTGCCAGCCTCATCTCAG GAAATCTGCAGGGACGACCTTTTGCAGCACCAAAAAATTGATGTAAATCATTCGGAGATGAATTTTTCAG ATCCGAAGAGAACTTTTGATACATGCATCATAGGAAGGGACAGACAGGAAGTTGGGCTCCTAAGGTCTATAGAACAAAACTTTCACATTGATAG TATGCGCACAGGAAAAAGGGTCTCGAACGATACCATCAAGACTGAAAGAAGGCACAAATGA
- the LOC126585622 gene encoding transcription factor SPATULA-like isoform X1, producing MGDTYECDHYYKNATCSSSPPAAPPHSAADDMSLFLQQILVRSSTSLASGKAPQSLFSSSPSVGALLPGNLDRPCHSGFLGDGIPAVDSFAAFVSGHPNEASENEADEDDCESEEGLEAFVEARPGGGRSSSKRSRAAEVHNLSEKRRRSRINEKMKALQNLIPNSNKTDKASMLDEAIEYLKQLQLQVQMLSMRNGMSLHPLYLPGTLQPVQLSQMRMELGEENRPLHLDMTGTLHMNLESSTQNLFNLSNQCTAANDSYVPDMSNVVNSETSFVLEPSIQSHLGPFQLPASSQEICRDDLLQHQKIDVNHSEMNFSVTATVSLPFAQVSDPKRTFDTCIIGRDRQEVGLLRSIEQNFHIDSMRTGKRVSNDTIKTERRHK from the exons ATGGGGGACACTTACGAATGCGATCATTATTACAAAAACGccacttgttcttcttctcctccagcTGCTCCGCCGCATTCGGCCGCCGACGACATGTCGCTTTTTCTGCAGCAGATTTTGGTGCGCTCGTCTACTTCTTTGGCTTCCGGGAAGGCCCCGCAGTCTTTATTTTCGTCCTCGCCGTCCGTTGGTGCTCTTCTGCCTGGTAATCTCGACCGTCCGTGCCACTCTGGTTTCTTAGGTGACGGCATCCCGGCCGTTGATTCTTTTGCCGCGTTTGTGTCCGGTCATCCCAACGAGGCGAGTGAGAACGAGGCCGACGAGGATGACTGTGAAAGCGAG GAGGGTCTTGAAGCGTTTGTGGAAGCAAGGCCAGGTGGCGGTCGGAGTTCTTCAAAGAGAAGCAGAGCTGCAGAAGTTCATAATTTGTCTGAAAAG AGGAGGAGGAGTAGgatcaatgagaaaatgaaggCATTGCAAAATCTTATCCCAAATTCTAACAAG ACGGACAAGGCTTCAATGCTTGATGAAGCCATTGAGTACCTCAAGCAGCTTCAGCTTCAAGTTCAG ATGTTATCAATGAGGAATGGCATGAGTCTACATCCTTTGTACCTACCTGGAACTCTGCAACCCGTACAGCTCTCCCAGATGAGAATGGAGCTTGGTGAGGAAAATAGGCCTCTGCATTTGGACATGACAGGCACACTGCATATGAACCTGGAATCCTCAACACAAAATTTGTTCAATTTATCCAACCAGTGCACTGCTGCAAACGATTCATACGTACCAGACATGTCAAATGTAGTTAATTCAGAAACGTCGTTTGTGTTGGAACCGTCAATTCAGTCTCACTTGGGACCCTTTCAACTGCCAGCCTCATCTCAG GAAATCTGCAGGGACGACCTTTTGCAGCACCAAAAAATTGATGTAAATCATTCGGAGATGAATTTTTCAG TCACAGCTACTGTTTCACTTCCCTTTGCACAAGTATCAGATCCGAAGAGAACTTTTGATACATGCATCATAGGAAGGGACAGACAGGAAGTTGGGCTCCTAAGGTCTATAGAACAAAACTTTCACATTGATAG TATGCGCACAGGAAAAAGGGTCTCGAACGATACCATCAAGACTGAAAGAAGGCACAAATGA
- the LOC126585622 gene encoding transcription factor SPATULA-like isoform X4 has protein sequence MGDTYECDHYYKNATCSSSPPAAPPHSAADDMSLFLQQILVRSSTSLASGKAPQSLFSSSPSVGALLPGNLDRPCHSGFLGDGIPAVDSFAAFVSGHPNEASENEADEDDCESEEGLEAFVEARPGGGRSSSKRSRAAEVHNLSEKRRRSRINEKMKALQNLIPNSNKTDKASMLDEAIEYLKQLQLQVQMLSMRNGMSLHPLYLPGTLQPVQLSQMRMELGEENRPLHLDMTGTLHMNLESSTQNLFNLSNQCTAANDSYVPDMSNVVNSETSFVLEPSIQSHLGPFQLPASSQEICRDDLLQHQKIDVNHSEMNFSATVSLPFAQVSDPKRTFDTCIIGRDRQEVGLLRSIEQNFHIDRKKGLERYHQD, from the exons ATGGGGGACACTTACGAATGCGATCATTATTACAAAAACGccacttgttcttcttctcctccagcTGCTCCGCCGCATTCGGCCGCCGACGACATGTCGCTTTTTCTGCAGCAGATTTTGGTGCGCTCGTCTACTTCTTTGGCTTCCGGGAAGGCCCCGCAGTCTTTATTTTCGTCCTCGCCGTCCGTTGGTGCTCTTCTGCCTGGTAATCTCGACCGTCCGTGCCACTCTGGTTTCTTAGGTGACGGCATCCCGGCCGTTGATTCTTTTGCCGCGTTTGTGTCCGGTCATCCCAACGAGGCGAGTGAGAACGAGGCCGACGAGGATGACTGTGAAAGCGAG GAGGGTCTTGAAGCGTTTGTGGAAGCAAGGCCAGGTGGCGGTCGGAGTTCTTCAAAGAGAAGCAGAGCTGCAGAAGTTCATAATTTGTCTGAAAAG AGGAGGAGGAGTAGgatcaatgagaaaatgaaggCATTGCAAAATCTTATCCCAAATTCTAACAAG ACGGACAAGGCTTCAATGCTTGATGAAGCCATTGAGTACCTCAAGCAGCTTCAGCTTCAAGTTCAG ATGTTATCAATGAGGAATGGCATGAGTCTACATCCTTTGTACCTACCTGGAACTCTGCAACCCGTACAGCTCTCCCAGATGAGAATGGAGCTTGGTGAGGAAAATAGGCCTCTGCATTTGGACATGACAGGCACACTGCATATGAACCTGGAATCCTCAACACAAAATTTGTTCAATTTATCCAACCAGTGCACTGCTGCAAACGATTCATACGTACCAGACATGTCAAATGTAGTTAATTCAGAAACGTCGTTTGTGTTGGAACCGTCAATTCAGTCTCACTTGGGACCCTTTCAACTGCCAGCCTCATCTCAG GAAATCTGCAGGGACGACCTTTTGCAGCACCAAAAAATTGATGTAAATCATTCGGAGATGAATTTTTCAG CTACTGTTTCACTTCCCTTTGCACAAGTATCAGATCCGAAGAGAACTTTTGATACATGCATCATAGGAAGGGACAGACAGGAAGTTGGGCTCCTAAGGTCTATAGAACAAAACTTTCACATTGATAG GAAAAAGGGTCTCGAACGATACCATCAAGACTGA
- the LOC126585622 gene encoding transcription factor SPATULA-like isoform X6 — protein sequence MGDTYECDHYYKNATCSSSPPAAPPHSAADDMSLFLQQILVRSSTSLASGKAPQSLFSSSPSVGALLPGNLDRPCHSGFLGDGIPAVDSFAAFVSGHPNEASENEADEDDCESEEGLEAFVEARPGGGRSSSKRSRAAEVHNLSEKRRRSRINEKMKALQNLIPNSNKTDKASMLDEAIEYLKQLQLQVQMLSMRNGMSLHPLYLPGTLQPVQLSQMRMELGEENRPLHLDMTGTLHMNLESSTQNLFNLSNQCTAANDSYVPDMSNVVNSETSFVLEPSIQSHLGPFQLPASSQEICRDDLLQHQKIDVNHSEMNFSDPKRTFDTCIIGRDRQEVGLLRSIEQNFHIDRKKGLERYHQD from the exons ATGGGGGACACTTACGAATGCGATCATTATTACAAAAACGccacttgttcttcttctcctccagcTGCTCCGCCGCATTCGGCCGCCGACGACATGTCGCTTTTTCTGCAGCAGATTTTGGTGCGCTCGTCTACTTCTTTGGCTTCCGGGAAGGCCCCGCAGTCTTTATTTTCGTCCTCGCCGTCCGTTGGTGCTCTTCTGCCTGGTAATCTCGACCGTCCGTGCCACTCTGGTTTCTTAGGTGACGGCATCCCGGCCGTTGATTCTTTTGCCGCGTTTGTGTCCGGTCATCCCAACGAGGCGAGTGAGAACGAGGCCGACGAGGATGACTGTGAAAGCGAG GAGGGTCTTGAAGCGTTTGTGGAAGCAAGGCCAGGTGGCGGTCGGAGTTCTTCAAAGAGAAGCAGAGCTGCAGAAGTTCATAATTTGTCTGAAAAG AGGAGGAGGAGTAGgatcaatgagaaaatgaaggCATTGCAAAATCTTATCCCAAATTCTAACAAG ACGGACAAGGCTTCAATGCTTGATGAAGCCATTGAGTACCTCAAGCAGCTTCAGCTTCAAGTTCAG ATGTTATCAATGAGGAATGGCATGAGTCTACATCCTTTGTACCTACCTGGAACTCTGCAACCCGTACAGCTCTCCCAGATGAGAATGGAGCTTGGTGAGGAAAATAGGCCTCTGCATTTGGACATGACAGGCACACTGCATATGAACCTGGAATCCTCAACACAAAATTTGTTCAATTTATCCAACCAGTGCACTGCTGCAAACGATTCATACGTACCAGACATGTCAAATGTAGTTAATTCAGAAACGTCGTTTGTGTTGGAACCGTCAATTCAGTCTCACTTGGGACCCTTTCAACTGCCAGCCTCATCTCAG GAAATCTGCAGGGACGACCTTTTGCAGCACCAAAAAATTGATGTAAATCATTCGGAGATGAATTTTTCAG ATCCGAAGAGAACTTTTGATACATGCATCATAGGAAGGGACAGACAGGAAGTTGGGCTCCTAAGGTCTATAGAACAAAACTTTCACATTGATAG GAAAAAGGGTCTCGAACGATACCATCAAGACTGA
- the LOC126585622 gene encoding transcription factor SPATULA-like isoform X3: MGDTYECDHYYKNATCSSSPPAAPPHSAADDMSLFLQQILVRSSTSLASGKAPQSLFSSSPSVGALLPGNLDRPCHSGFLGDGIPAVDSFAAFVSGHPNEASENEADEDDCESEEGLEAFVEARPGGGRSSSKRSRAAEVHNLSEKRRRSRINEKMKALQNLIPNSNKTDKASMLDEAIEYLKQLQLQVQMLSMRNGMSLHPLYLPGTLQPVQLSQMRMELGEENRPLHLDMTGTLHMNLESSTQNLFNLSNQCTAANDSYVPDMSNVVNSETSFVLEPSIQSHLGPFQLPASSQEICRDDLLQHQKIDVNHSEMNFSVTATVSLPFAQVSDPKRTFDTCIIGRDRQEVGLLRSIEQNFHIDRKKGLERYHQD, encoded by the exons ATGGGGGACACTTACGAATGCGATCATTATTACAAAAACGccacttgttcttcttctcctccagcTGCTCCGCCGCATTCGGCCGCCGACGACATGTCGCTTTTTCTGCAGCAGATTTTGGTGCGCTCGTCTACTTCTTTGGCTTCCGGGAAGGCCCCGCAGTCTTTATTTTCGTCCTCGCCGTCCGTTGGTGCTCTTCTGCCTGGTAATCTCGACCGTCCGTGCCACTCTGGTTTCTTAGGTGACGGCATCCCGGCCGTTGATTCTTTTGCCGCGTTTGTGTCCGGTCATCCCAACGAGGCGAGTGAGAACGAGGCCGACGAGGATGACTGTGAAAGCGAG GAGGGTCTTGAAGCGTTTGTGGAAGCAAGGCCAGGTGGCGGTCGGAGTTCTTCAAAGAGAAGCAGAGCTGCAGAAGTTCATAATTTGTCTGAAAAG AGGAGGAGGAGTAGgatcaatgagaaaatgaaggCATTGCAAAATCTTATCCCAAATTCTAACAAG ACGGACAAGGCTTCAATGCTTGATGAAGCCATTGAGTACCTCAAGCAGCTTCAGCTTCAAGTTCAG ATGTTATCAATGAGGAATGGCATGAGTCTACATCCTTTGTACCTACCTGGAACTCTGCAACCCGTACAGCTCTCCCAGATGAGAATGGAGCTTGGTGAGGAAAATAGGCCTCTGCATTTGGACATGACAGGCACACTGCATATGAACCTGGAATCCTCAACACAAAATTTGTTCAATTTATCCAACCAGTGCACTGCTGCAAACGATTCATACGTACCAGACATGTCAAATGTAGTTAATTCAGAAACGTCGTTTGTGTTGGAACCGTCAATTCAGTCTCACTTGGGACCCTTTCAACTGCCAGCCTCATCTCAG GAAATCTGCAGGGACGACCTTTTGCAGCACCAAAAAATTGATGTAAATCATTCGGAGATGAATTTTTCAG TCACAGCTACTGTTTCACTTCCCTTTGCACAAGTATCAGATCCGAAGAGAACTTTTGATACATGCATCATAGGAAGGGACAGACAGGAAGTTGGGCTCCTAAGGTCTATAGAACAAAACTTTCACATTGATAG GAAAAAGGGTCTCGAACGATACCATCAAGACTGA
- the LOC126589350 gene encoding uncharacterized protein LOC126589350 isoform X1: protein MLKGLAFGPITQVMSYSRYVVNGRRFCTRASEKTTQDSGVYLEAETSVNGTEEIKKVLYYGVIQEILVMDYYAFRVPIFKCDWANTSNGIKAKQVFYSRESETSDWYVVLKAPPKGFHDLGKFDEDAYMSYAPLDVYKLDDCVGDEDEGYVRADCEAILVYN from the exons ATGTTAAAGGGGCTTGCATTTGGACCGATAACACAAGTAATGTCATATTCAAGATATGTTGTAAATGGAAGGCGTTTTTGTACAAGAGCAAGTGAGAAGACTACACAAGACAGTGGTGTTTATCTTGAAGCTGAAACATCGGTCAATGGCACCGAAGAGATTAAAAAGGTTTTATACTATGGGGTGATTCAAGAGATTCTAGTGATGGACTATTACGCGTTTCGGGTCCCCATATTTAAATGTGATTGGGCGAATACTAGTAATGGCATTAAG GCCAAACAAGTATTTTATTCAAGAGAGAGTGAAACGTCTGATTGGTATGTTGTTCTAAAAGCACCTCCAAAAGGGTTCCATGACTTGGGAAAGTTTGACGAGGATGCTTACATGTCATATGCCCCATTAGATGTTTATAAACTTGATGATTGTGTAGGTGATGAAGATGAAGGTTATGTTCGGGCAGATTGTGAGGCCATTCTTGTGTATAACTAG
- the LOC126589350 gene encoding uncharacterized protein LOC126589350 isoform X2, with protein MLKGLAFGPITQVMSYSRYVVNGRRFCTRASEKTTQDSGVYLEAETSVNGTEEIKKVLYYGVIQEILVMDYYAFRVPIFKCDWANTSNGIKVDDGFTLVNLHRLNQFQKDPFILTSQAKQVFYSRESETSDW; from the exons ATGTTAAAGGGGCTTGCATTTGGACCGATAACACAAGTAATGTCATATTCAAGATATGTTGTAAATGGAAGGCGTTTTTGTACAAGAGCAAGTGAGAAGACTACACAAGACAGTGGTGTTTATCTTGAAGCTGAAACATCGGTCAATGGCACCGAAGAGATTAAAAAGGTTTTATACTATGGGGTGATTCAAGAGATTCTAGTGATGGACTATTACGCGTTTCGGGTCCCCATATTTAAATGTGATTGGGCGAATACTAGTAATGGCATTAAGGTTGATGATGGATTTACTTTGGTCAACCTGCATCGTCTAAATCAATTTCAAAAGGATCCATTTATTCTCACTTCACAGGCCAAACAAGTATTTTATTCAAGAGAGAGTGAAACGTCTGATTG GTGA
- the LOC126589350 gene encoding uncharacterized protein LOC126589350 isoform X3, with amino-acid sequence MLKGLAFGPITQVMSYSRYVVNGRRFCTRASEKTTQDSGVYLEAETSVNGTEEIKKVLYYGVIQEILVMDYYAFRVPIFKCDWANTSNGIKAKQVFYSRESETSDW; translated from the exons ATGTTAAAGGGGCTTGCATTTGGACCGATAACACAAGTAATGTCATATTCAAGATATGTTGTAAATGGAAGGCGTTTTTGTACAAGAGCAAGTGAGAAGACTACACAAGACAGTGGTGTTTATCTTGAAGCTGAAACATCGGTCAATGGCACCGAAGAGATTAAAAAGGTTTTATACTATGGGGTGATTCAAGAGATTCTAGTGATGGACTATTACGCGTTTCGGGTCCCCATATTTAAATGTGATTGGGCGAATACTAGTAATGGCATTAAG GCCAAACAAGTATTTTATTCAAGAGAGAGTGAAACGTCTGATTG GTGA
- the LOC126601460 gene encoding uncharacterized protein LOC126601460, with the protein MTETYQMYKDVLAEDDGTGIANLLIGDENFKQKVEEVEAPLYEGCTKYTKLSATVVLYKIKASNGATDKLFDELLQALKDMFPKGNTLLNSMNSTKKLLKVGKHNNHIYKGVSAKVLRYFPIIPRFKRMFKDDDMAKDLTWHHTNKSQNDPRNLRLGLATDGINPFRQLSSRYSCWPVILVTYNLPPWLAMSKENLMLTLIILGKKQPGNDIDVYLQPLIEDLCVLWNEVVGVFDATTNSTFNLRAILMWTINDYPAYGNLAGCFTKGSWKGLGKKATTQKGTKRKMSVKKGVQTTGSDPINIWKKKSIFFDLSYWKKLCLRHNLGIMHIEKNVCEGIVGTLLHIKGKSKDGLNCRKDLKELGIRHDLCITEEKGKKTKLPPALYNFSKAEKHIFCKRLFNMKVPDSYSSNISNCADLSECNLIGLKSLDCHVLMQQLLPVAIRGLLPKGPRHAIFRLCVFFHELCQGVIDKSKLEVLENEVAETICMLEKYFQPSFFDIMAHLTIHLAREARLCGHVHYRWMYPFERFMKVLKDYVRNRARSEGSMVKCVLADECVKFCSKYIKQAENIGLRHNRYEDESIVIGNPISAGVTMTMSSEMYQIAHRYILFNSSEAEPYGE; encoded by the exons ATGACAGAAACATATCAGATGTATAAGGATGTCTTGGCTGAAGATGATGGAACTGGAATAGCAAACTTGCTAATTGGAGAtgagaatttcaaacaaaaggttgaagaagttgaagctCCTTTATATGAAGGTTGTACGAAATACACAAAGTTGTCAGCAACTGTAGTTTTATACAAGATTAAAGCTTCAAATGGTGCAACAGATAAGCTTTTTGACGAGCTCCTCCAAGCCTTAAAAGACATGTTTCCGAAGGGTAATACACTTCTGAATTCAATGAATTCGACAAAGAAGTTACTTAAG GTTGGTAAACATAATAATCACATTTACAAAGGAGTTTCTGCAAAGGTGTTGCGCTACTTTCCTATTATACCAAGATTTAAGCGAATGTTTAAGGATGATGACATGGCCAAAGACTTAACATGGCACCATACCAACAAAAGTCAGAATG ATCCACGAAACTTGAGACTTGGTTTAGCTACCGATGGAATTAACCCATTCCGCCAGCTAAGCTCTAGATATAGTTGTTGGCCAGTTATATTAGTTACATATAATCTTCCTCCATGGTTAGCCATGTCGAAGGAGAATTTGATGTTGACGTTAATAATTCTTGGGAAGAAACAACCCGGAAATGATATTGATGTTTACTTGCAACCACTCATAGAAGATTTATGTGTGTTATGGAATGAAGTAGTGGGTGTATTTGATGCAACTACAAATTCTACTTTCAATTTGAGGGCTATTTTGATGTGGACAATCAATGATTATCCTGCTTACGGTAACTTGGCTGGATGTTTTACAAAGGGCAG CTGGAAGGGATTGGGGAAAAAAGCAACTACACAAAAAGGCACAAAAAGGAAGATGAGCGTAAAGAAAGGTGTACAGACAACAGGAAGTGATCCTATTAATATATggaaaaagaaatcaattttcTTTGACTTGTCGTATTGGAAG aaattatgTTTGAGGCATAATTTGGGCATCATGCACATAGAGAAAAATGTTTGTGAAGGTATTGTTGGCACATTGCTACATATTAAAGGTAAATCAAAGGATGGACTTAATTGTCGTAAAGATTTAAAGGAATTGGGTATTCGGCATGATTTATGCATAACtgaagagaaaggaaaaaagaCGAAACTACCTCCAGCACTTTACAACTTCTCTAAAGCAGAGAAACATATTTTTTGTAAGAGGTTGTTCAATATGAAGGTACCGGATAGTTACAGCTCAAATATTAGTAATTGTGCGGATCTAAGTGAATGCAATCTAATTGGACTCAAGTCCCTTGATTGTCATGTCCTAATGCAACAATTGTTGCCAGTAGCAATAAGAGGTCTTTTGCCTAAAGGTCCAAGACATGCAATCTTTCGGTTGTGTGTATTTTTTCACGAACTCTGTCAAGGAGTTATTGACAAAAGTAAGCTGGAAGTATTGGAGAATGAGGTTGCAGAAACAATATGCATGCTTGAGAAGTATTTTCAACCTTCTTTCTTTGATATTATGGCTCACCTTACAATCCATTTAGCGAGGGAAGCTAGGCTATGTGGACATGTTCATTATCGTTGGATGTATCCTTTTGAAAG ATTTATGAAGGTGTTAAAGGATTATGTTAGAAATCGAGCACGATCAGAGGGGTCTATGGTAAAGTGTGTCTTAGCTGACGAGTGTGTGAAATTTTGTAGTAAGTACATAAAACAAGCTGAAAATATCGGTTTACGACATAACCGATATGAGGATGAATCAATTGTTATTGGGAATCCTATTTCAGCTGGTGTGACAATGACTATGTCTTCAGAAATGTACCAAATTGCTCATCGTTACATATTGTTTAATAGCTCAGAAGCTGAGCCATATGGAGAGTGA
- the LOC126601468 gene encoding uncharacterized protein LOC126601468, whose translation MLHFVDEDDTLPSSGYEPLSPSVALDKEPIVPEIPVALDTTISQALTRQTVDEPPSSPQDQPQVLEYFLLVSSSGDLLLIIITFFGYNQDVGTGSGTTFPSVAGGEKSSPRQGVSAFSGETPGLSQVTFFSSKPLLF comes from the exons ATGTTGCATTTTGTGGATGAGGATGATACTTTG CCATCTTCGGGATATGAACCCCTTTCCCCGTCAGTGGCCTTGGATAAAGAACCCATAGTTCCTGAGATCCCTGTAGCTTTAGACACAACTATTTCGCAAGCGCTTACTCGCCAGACGGTCGATgaacctccttcttctcctcaaGATCAACCTCAGGTGCTGgaatattttcttcttgtttcttcCTCTGGTGACCTTTTGCTGATCATCATTACTTTCTTCGGATACAACCAGGATGTAGGCACAGGTTCAGGCACAACTTTCCCATCTGTCGCTGGTGGTGAAAAATCTTCACCTCGACAAGGAGTTAGTGCATTCTCTGGTGAAACCCCGGGGTTAAGTCAAGTaactttcttctcttcaaagcCTCTTTTGTTTTGA